The genomic stretch tttattcttgtaattcattcaatatttacgactttactctcgtatttttttttttctaaatgtggccctaatactaGGCTAATACTGttcttaatatttattatttatttacttgtatATGTACCCCCTAGTATGAATATGTGTACATACCatatcttttatacagtctatggtacatTACATACTTTTAATGTACATGTGttttcatgaataaataaataaataatacatccACGATGTATTCGAACTCAACTTCCTGTTTGATGTTTGCTCCGCCCCCTTGGTAACGTCATAGCAACGGGGCTGCGGTTTGTTTTGATAAAGGAGTATGTATGCTAGGGCTAAAGCTAactttaaataatgtgtttggACACTACATTCTGTGTTAGAGACACGTGTTACAAAGAAATAGGCTACACGTGAAATGCTCAGCGGAATTCCCAGATGTGACACGGTGTATGGCAGCTTTCAATCAGCGTAGAAGAATCAGGAAATTCAAGAAAAGTTTCATCCTTCCcccctctactcctcctcctcctcctcctcctcctgctgctgctgtggactGTGGTCGATCATTTAAAGGAATTAGATAAAGGCAGAGGACAGGATCGATCACATGATGGCTCACCTGCACAGGCTGCTCGGATCTATAATTCAGTGAGTCTCAGACAGACTGTGAGACATGGAGACCGGAGGCTGCCAGGACTGGATGTCTGCTCTGCCGGAGGAGCTGTGGGACATTCCTCTGAATAACCTGGCCATACCTGGTAAATGAAAAGCTTTTTCTCTTGCTGTTTCCATCGAAGCTTTTAATGTAACATTTCACTGCGGAATATGACTCCTAACTTAACAATTCTGGTCATCGATCAGTAATTATAGTCAGTTTTAcgcacaaaatgcccaaaattcACTTGATTTAGTCtccaaaatgtgaatatttgttttatatttgccGCTTTACATTTGACAGGCCTCCTCAGTGTCTCATTTTATATCTCTTTTtgaaacccacctcttctctttggcttttgacactccgtagagtgttgattttatgtgtatacatgaatattttattttgtgcgggcatttttttttatcattctatTGTCTActtcatcttttttattgtgcttttattgcgTTATCTATTAATtgtgtttatctttttgtgcaTCATATGTTTTCTTCTCTGATAGTAATTTTAGTAAATGTGGGTTAAGGGCTGTTTATGTTCCCTATTGTAAATTGTACATgtcttattttctttgttttttcttcttttgcctTCTCCATCATATTATGTCATGATTATCTGTATTGGTTTATTAATTAGTTGATTAAGCTTGATTTATTCCGTAGGTCTGACATCAAGGTCTCTTTTACAGGAGACAACCGAGAACACATGacttatcacacacacaaaaccagaaaccacacacaaaaagtcAGTCTTCCTCAGTTCATAGTTGATATGAGGAACTTCTAAAGCTTTAACATTTCTGTTTCTCCAGGGAGCCATGATGCCATGAGTTACTGTCTGGACATAAACTCCCCCTTGATCCCGTCTGAATCAGACTCTTTCAGGCTCTTGGATGGACTTTTCTACTGCTTTACCAGACCTGCCATTTTTAAATGGGCTACAACACAGGTATGTCAGGCATGTTGCAGGATAGCCTCAGccatcattgtgtgtgtgtgtgtgtgtgtgtgtgtgtgtgtgtgtgtgtgtgtgtgtgtgtgtgaatgctgaCCTGTAGTGTAAAAGTACTCTGAGTGGtgaaaagcgctatacaaaTGAAATCACAATATTATCACAATACTTAAGTCACAATACAATGTCTTCAAGATACCTACAACCCCaatttcaaaaaagttgggacactgtgttGTAGGAGCTATTTCATTAgttgattattatattattattgtttattttgtatttatttttgtgtacaCTAGGGGCACTAAGCTAATAAAGGTCGCAGGTGGTAGTGACAGGTAATGCACCAGAAGGGAGCAAAGAGAGCAAgcattaaatgtttgtttgctttgaacTGGAAATGAAATGAACCAAACCATAAATCCTGCCTGGACAATGGAATTATGTTTGCCTGAGTACATCCTAATAGAACTGGTGCATCAGTGGCCTTTTGTGCAAGTTTTAAAAGTGAAAGAACTATCTTACAAATAGCCACTACTCTGTGTCAAATTCATAATTCagagtatatatttacaaaaaactgtctgttttcaaataaatataagtCAAAAAAGTATAAACATAATATCACGTTTCGTTATATTTACAATTGAGACATTATACGTCCAAACCtttttggaatcggggttgtaATTCACGATATGAAATTATCATGATACTTAAGTCACAATGTGATATTACtgtgattttaaacattttgcgaTTTATTGAgtattataaaaacatatattgtaattttttaaccCCTATGGAATTAAGAAAGTATTCCTGTGGTGTAAGTGTAGTATTTTGTTGTGTTATAAATTTCTCTTCTTTGCAGGATAAAAGCATTGAGGAACAACTTCAAATGGGGATTCGCTACTTTGATCTCCGCATTGCACACAAACCCAAAGACTTATCCAGCGACCTGTACTTCACACACGtcatatacacacatttaacagttttgGTGAGTATAATCATACCTAactctcctgttatgttcgtttctcaggaacagcaataatgttcgtgaGTCAATTTGACCCGAGGCATGTTTAactatccaaaagtgtcagaaaccataaaatcccaataaacattgtttgtatttcataataactccattactaacagtttcaattaatatttagtctttggtgttctttacctctcatagatcatggttcaatgacgataattcactcgtttttcattaaaaaatgcatgttaaaactttttttaggtACTTtgaaaagacctacatataaaacacaatagttttacatgacattgaattattgaaagttttattttacattttgtattatttttgttttattgagtgAGTTGATGAATTAACATGAGTCATTTCTTCTGAtcagggtcagattgaccattgaacagtatctatgtaatataaacatgcaaatatgtgaaattaaccattttcattgtgtatgttgattacacttattaagccatGTAGAAGAAGTcccgaaaaaatactttaaactattttttttagatttttaaatttttaaatgactcaatttgacctgcaacgtaacaggagggttaatgtcAGTTTGGGCTTTTATAACATGTTTACAGTAAATGTCCTCCCTCCACAGGAAACACTATCGTCTGTTGCCACCTGGCTGGAGTCTCACCCAAAGGAGATTGTTATTCTTGCTTGCAGCCATTTTGAAGGGATGGATGACAGCCTCCatctcttgtttattttctccctGAAGAAGCTGTTTGGATCCAAACTCTGCCCTCAGACGGTTCGCTTTCTTTTGTACAGCTAAATTTAAGCTATAAAAACAACACCCTGCTTTACACAACCTAACCTGCCCTCCACAGGAACCAGTGCTGAGCTTGCGGAGCCTGTGGGCATCTGGTTACCAGGTCATCCTGTCCTACGACTCCCAGATTGCAGCGAAGCAtcaggagctgtggcctgataTCCCCTACTGGTGGGCCAACAAGCGCACAGCACAAGAAGCGATCACTTACCTGAACAGGAAAAAAGCCCTGGGACGTCCAGGTCAGTATCATTTACATTTGGGACTTAAGAGTGCAGAGAGTGTTATAAGAATTTTTCAGAGTGACCCTTCAATAAAGACAGTTGGATTCAGAGTATCAaagtttaagttgaatttaatttaagaggttTCCAACTCTAGTTCACCTGTCTGACACAGATGCTGTTATACTCAGTTCCCCAAAGTCAAACGTGTGGTCAGCAGAAATACGTCTGACCTGTGTATGACTCCCCTTTACTTCCTTTTATCTTAACACATAGTTAACCTTATCTAGCCTGCCAGCCGTTGTAAAAACCACAGattaatacaattttttataACAGAGAGTATGCAGCATTACAGCATATTGTGTTTCCATTAACATATTAACTTGGCCAGATGTATtcaatataaaatacttcatgGATATTAGACTAAGACACAACTTAATAAAATGGGTCTAATTAAAGACAGTTTGTTTGAAGGCCGTTTGTTTGAAGGCAGAGTGCAGATATGTTTGCATTATCAAAGTGTTGGTGTggtgttctgctgctgcagcccatCTGCTTCACGGTTGGATGTGTTGTGCGTTCAAAGATGCTCTTCTGTATATCTTGTTTGTAaccagtggttatttgagttactgttgaagTTACACCAAGACATCaacgctcactggatattttctcttttttggaccattctctgtTAACCCTAGAAATGGTTGTTTGTGATCAGCAGTTTATGaaataatggtaaatggactgcacttatattgcgcttttatccaaagcatgTTACACTACAGACTTCGTTCATTCACccgtccacacacacattcatactggtggccggggctacctgccaccattgggaattcattcacacaccgatgaatgcagcatcaggagccatttggggttcagcatcttgcccaaggatacttcgacatgtaggctgccatggtctgggatcgaaccacctACCTTCCGTTCAGTTGGCGACccctctaccaactgagccacagctgccccatACTCAGAGCAGCCCGTCTGGCACCACCCACCATGCCACGTTcgcttaaatcacctttcttccccattctgatgctcgctttgaacttcagcagcttgcttcaccatgtctacatgactAAATGCAtcgagttgctgccatgtgattggctaaaTAGATATTTAGTGAGCACTTGaaaaggtgtacctaataaagtagCCGGTGTGTGTATATACGTGTCATACAGTAGCTTATTATGACCAGTATTTGCGTTCGTAGGTAGTGCCACCCTCTCGTGGCTGTGGAGGTGTCATAATGGAGTGTAAAAGCAAAGAAGGAAGCTAGGATatggagtataaagaacaacaaagtccgTTTAGGGGTTTAGAGTATTAACATCTCACTTAATAACCTGTGCTCGATTGATTCTAGGATGTTGGAAAGAGCCTCAAAACCCTACACTGAAATGGGAACAAATGATGATGACGACCTTATGCTAATTATATGCTTAAAGAACAATGATACAACTTTAGTGGGTATATCTTCACATGGAGCAGAATTATAAATGCTTCTGTAAGTGTTACCATGACTAATGCCCACTACAGTATTGCAAagaaataattgtctttttgtgtattgtttatttggttacctgccttttcttttttgttgtggatactctttttattaaaatttaaaaagacaaaacatatttctgttttCCAGAGGGCTTCTTCGTCGCTGGCCTGAACCTGACAGCTGACAGATATTTCATCACAGAGAACCCGAAGCAGTCTCTGCGCACGCTGACCTTCAGTAACTGGGAGTGTTTGAGGGAATGGGTGGAGAGGCAGACACCAGGGTCAGGCCCCCAGTGCCTCAACATCATCGCAGGAGACTTTGTGGGTCCACTTCCACTCTGCTCTCTGATTATTGCACTGAACCAAAAACTTCTACAGAAAAATGCcatcagataaaaacaaaacatttttattccacAGAAATTATCCCAAATTACCTGCTTGTTTCTCTTATATTTCTGTCCGTTTATATGCACTTTTGTCTACATTAAGAGTTCGGAAGGGAAACTGGAAACTGAAGGATTGTttacaaaaaaatctgtattttttacattcattcatttttgcatcaaaaACATTCTGTATGTTTTGAATCTACAGTTCTTATGTGACTTTTATATACGTTTACAAAAACGTATGTCATTCTTTTATGAAAGTAAATtgtcaaatattttaatatactgtacaataaatacagtcttttttaaagcacagtTTGCAGCAGTCATTTGTTTGGAGCTGCTGTCATGCAGCAGACAGCTTCACCTCTCAGCTATCTGCCTGTGAACAGTTTCTTGTAGCGTCCATAAGCTGCGGTGCTGATGATGACGTTGACCACAGCCGAGCCTTCATCTGCATCCACCTGCACGTCCTGAACGGTGGCTTCCTTGTACAGCCAACTGTGGACAAAATGCAAATTAACAATGAATGCTCTCCTGATCTAAAACTAACAAggcagtgagaaaaaaagctctCACCTTAACTGAGCAGTGCTGAGGTCAACTTTGAGGTCTAGAATGTGTTTTCCTGTGGAGTTtacaatctcttcttctactgcttTCCTCAGCTCATCCAGGCCTCGCTCCTCCAAGGCGGATATGGGCAGTGTGTTGGGTTCTGCAGATTCATagctgagagagacagagatacaTTACTAAAATACTGttcttttaaaagtaattttcttcTACTAGGAGTCAgtcacagtcagtcagtcacaaaaataacaaaagaggGTTTGGTGATGATGTGAAATAGTGTGGGATCATGAGTTGCTGACGTGTTCGGCTGATTAAATATTTGCgttaatgagcagttgaacaagtgtacctaataaagtggcaggtgaGTGTAAATATGCATGTGTTGGTTGTACAGCAGGTTATTATGACCAGTATTTACGATTGTAggtagtggcgccctctagtggctgtaataATTATAAAAGGACACTATGACGGCGGTGACATAAAGGAGTGTAAAAGCAAAGAAGGAAGTCACAAGTTTGAGACTTTCTGGCTTTGAGAAAAAGTGGCTCATGTTTACTGATGGAACTTTCATTGGTCTCACTTTCCACTCTAAAAGATCTTCAAAATTCTTAAAATCAAAAGGTCAAGCTGTCCAAAATGTTCCCTGGGGTCAATCCGATCTGTGACAGATGTAAGCAAGCTCCTGCCAACCTCTATCACACATTTTGGTTTTGTCCAGACCTGGGAACTTTCTGGTCTTCAATATTTAACGCATATTCAGAGATTATAGGTCAAGCCATTGTACCACGTCCTCCTATTGGTCTGTTCGGTGTACTATCAAATGATCCTCGTGAGTGACTAATGAGTGTGGCCTACTCAGCCCTCCTAGCAAGGCTTCTTATTCTTTTGAATTGGAAGACAGAGCGTCGCCCCTCTTTTGGCAGGTGGATTTGTGAGGTCAtgcattttctcaaaatagaAAAGACAAGATACACAATACAGGGTTCAAATCAGATGCAGTTTGGCAGCCTTTTATTTCTTACGTGAAACGCCTTAATTGGCCActtaacacatgaaaaaaatattgctttGTATGTATAATACTCCGTAAACTGATGTATGtgtcctgtctgtgtctctgtccgtcttttttaaattatttgttattattttttaattgtatttatttatttgctgtcTTGTTGTCGGTTGGTTTTCTGTCGCACTTGATTtcgatccttctctgttcattATGTTTGCATCGTTCATGGTGTCTCTACattgtttaaatgaaaaatcaataaaaacacattgaccaaaaaaaaagtctcaaaatcaaaaatatctTGAATTTTTTCCTCTTACTTGTCGATGAGGTCAATTTTGTTGTGGACTTCTACCATTGAGCTCATCAGCCTGTCAGGGATTTGAAGGTTCTTCAGCACACTCAGTACGTTCGCCTTTTGGTTCACCGTCTCCGGGTGACTGATGTCTCTGACGTGAACCAACAGATCCTGAAAAAAAAGCGAGAAAGATGAGATGAACTCTTACTCTGAAACATGGATAAAAGTCCCATGCAAGTACTTACTGAGTGTTTGATGTCTTCCAGCGTGGCAGAGAAGGAGTCAATGAGCTGGTGGGGCAGCTGGGACAGGAAGCCAATAGTGTCCACGTACAGGACCGTTATGCGACTGGGCAACTGGCCGGCATGGACGGTGACATCCAGCGTGGCAAACAGCTGGTTTCTGGGTTGAAGACCACTGTCACCAGTCAGTGCTTTGATCAGGGTTGTTTTTCCTGGACACGATGgagagcaaaaaacaaaaaaaagaatggtCTTCTCATGTCTAAATATTGCTACATCAAAACTATGTCCCAGctctgtttccagcctctcaccACAGTTTGTGTATCCTAACACAGAGACGACGGGGAACTCCTTGTGTTTGCGCTGAGATCGCAGCATGTCCCGCTTTCTCCGTAGCTTTTCCAGCGCTGAGCGAATCTTCATCTCCCGCTCCTTCAGCAGTCTCTGCTGGACCTCGACTAACGTCTCACCTGGAAGGACCAATCACCACACTGAAGCACTAACAACTAGGCAGAAAAGGCTTGATGTCTGGTGAAATATGAccatttttgcttctttttagtagaggtgtgaatcagcagaggccccacgatacgattttatcccgatacttgtgTCACGATACGATACTTttgccattttaagcattttgaaatatggtgagtattgggATACAACATATTgctattttaactgtttaactgtggtgtagtggttagcgctctcgcctcacagctagagggtcgccggttcgcatcctgcctgcagctGAGATCGGCTCCACCCCCAGCGACCCGATTGCGGTTAAtgggaatgaatgaaaaaattttaattcaatcaagaattgttttgtcaaataagagcaTTCATTCAACATTACATTCATTCAGGTAATTTCATTGTCCTAACACTTGTTaatctgttcaatgacaataaagttgaatcttaaaattctcagtctattcatctcacttcagtctttttatttctccaaaatgagagtcaaacccacagactgaccaacaaaatattcagtcaaactgaactgaactgatatcaaacatgtatggacgacaacagcattttctcaaactttcctcaactttaagcttcactgctctgaattttttttgaatgaaacttaAAGAAATgacgaaaatactgacggcccatcggctaaatatcgatactttgcggccatgaatcgatataatattgacACACAAAATACTGGATACTtcgct from Centropristis striata isolate RG_2023a ecotype Rhode Island chromosome 9, C.striata_1.0, whole genome shotgun sequence encodes the following:
- the si:dkey-66a8.7 gene encoding PI-PLC X domain-containing protein 1 gives rise to the protein METGGCQDWMSALPEELWDIPLNNLAIPGSHDAMSYCLDINSPLIPSESDSFRLLDGLFYCFTRPAIFKWATTQDKSIEEQLQMGIRYFDLRIAHKPKDLSSDLYFTHVIYTHLTVLETLSSVATWLESHPKEIVILACSHFEGMDDSLHLLFIFSLKKLFGSKLCPQTEPVLSLRSLWASGYQVILSYDSQIAAKHQELWPDIPYWWANKRTAQEAITYLNRKKALGRPEGFFVAGLNLTADRYFITENPKQSLRTLTFSNWECLREWVERQTPGSGPQCLNIIAGDFVGPLPLCSLIIALNQKLLQKNAIR
- the gtpbp6 gene encoding putative GTP-binding protein 6 — encoded protein: MTSLKRIHSWLPLLQRHCTNSYQRAACKLLHTPHPAAAPNTRTHRAVFPSQCRAFTLSACSYKKTDYISRSGQHHGEEDDDFIDEDEVEELFQLQALAGIGDGQHRVFIVHPDVKWGSRKQHLTTAELMMAEAVGLVDTLDNWKVVDKIILSTKTPEKKLIFGKGNFRYLTEKIRQTAGITAVFVNVERLSPLSERELEEAWGVKVFDRYSVVLHIFRCNARTKEAKLQISLAEIPLLKSRLKNDMANLDQQGGGARYIGGSGETLVEVQQRLLKEREMKIRSALEKLRRKRDMLRSQRKHKEFPVVSVLGYTNCGKTTLIKALTGDSGLQPRNQLFATLDVTVHAGQLPSRITVLYVDTIGFLSQLPHQLIDSFSATLEDIKHSDLLVHVRDISHPETVNQKANVLSVLKNLQIPDRLMSSMVEVHNKIDLIDNYESAEPNTLPISALEERGLDELRKAVEEEIVNSTGKHILDLKVDLSTAQLSWLYKEATVQDVQVDADEGSAVVNVIISTAAYGRYKKLFTGR